The proteins below come from a single Myxococcales bacterium genomic window:
- a CDS encoding protein kinase, whose protein sequence is MVRPAGQRSLAGFTVGDLLARQVYGDLYRASGEGRREVRLLVVDAPLAADPRFGDALAAGSASLLGAFHHRAVVGTVVVAKDGKDLVIVTEAVRGARTLDDILDGAGGRGLPPRVAAAIARSVIDGVATAHAVGITHGALHPRSILIDDDGAVRVTDFAVGHAAMAAAAAGSEAMSLRGFGGYLAPEVALGDVPGPVADVYAMGALLFTLLSGATPPGTINTTPAVERLVQRALDTDLHRRFANAIELQENFSEALEDDRWDVATPAEVHRALADLGPAPAPDGDDGIEDLLASLPGTVEVTRPTATGAPAAPPTPPPEATLDAPIARRASRGGGGLDALLDDLDESADDALTHVDDGPGQAARDPISELIAMTPAPAPELDPPARARRAPVLAAPEPTGETLAAAPDPSGETVAPAPVPEPAPAPPKPRRVATPMTEVVPELAPPRLTSPWKSWVIGGISVAVLAGGGYVLVTGMNRQGKEIEEGKAEAARKRAETEAANRELEQRLRDNKAKPGNITVRSTPDLATVWLLLGRAPFESIQLATTTIWELRVELEGYQPQDLHVVGSQWSGTDDALRASITVKLAPLAGDAKPLPAMPAAPTAREQPGPPKGKGRLSVTTDPPGAAVYLLVGQTNTMELAGVEAARDYEFKLTRDGSVPGFVRVAAEDWRNGGDPNVPLRGAPLHGSIERSVELVPAPTRPGKPR, encoded by the coding sequence GTGGTACGTCCCGCCGGGCAACGGTCCCTCGCCGGTTTCACCGTCGGCGATCTGCTCGCCCGTCAGGTGTACGGCGACCTCTATCGCGCCAGCGGCGAAGGCCGCCGCGAGGTGCGCCTGCTGGTGGTCGACGCGCCCCTGGCCGCCGATCCGCGCTTCGGCGACGCGCTCGCGGCCGGGTCCGCGTCGCTGCTGGGCGCGTTCCACCACCGCGCGGTCGTCGGCACCGTCGTCGTCGCCAAGGACGGCAAGGATCTGGTGATCGTCACCGAGGCGGTGCGCGGCGCCCGCACGCTCGACGACATCCTCGACGGCGCCGGCGGGCGCGGCCTGCCGCCGCGGGTGGCCGCGGCGATCGCGCGCTCGGTGATCGACGGCGTCGCCACCGCCCACGCGGTCGGCATCACCCACGGCGCGCTGCACCCGCGCAGCATCCTGATCGACGACGACGGCGCGGTGCGCGTGACCGACTTCGCGGTCGGGCACGCGGCGATGGCGGCGGCGGCGGCCGGCTCCGAGGCCATGTCGCTGCGCGGGTTCGGCGGGTACCTCGCGCCCGAGGTCGCGCTCGGCGACGTCCCGGGTCCGGTCGCCGACGTCTACGCGATGGGCGCGCTCTTGTTCACGCTGCTGTCGGGCGCGACCCCGCCCGGGACGATCAACACGACGCCGGCGGTCGAGCGCCTGGTGCAGCGCGCGCTCGACACCGATCTCCATCGGCGCTTCGCCAACGCGATCGAGCTGCAGGAGAACTTCTCCGAGGCGCTCGAGGACGACCGCTGGGATGTGGCCACGCCGGCGGAGGTCCACCGCGCGCTCGCCGACCTGGGCCCGGCCCCGGCGCCCGACGGCGACGACGGCATCGAGGACCTGCTGGCGAGCCTGCCCGGCACGGTCGAGGTCACCCGCCCGACCGCCACCGGCGCCCCCGCCGCGCCGCCGACGCCCCCGCCCGAGGCCACGCTCGACGCGCCGATCGCGCGGCGGGCGTCCCGCGGCGGCGGTGGCCTCGACGCGCTGCTCGACGATCTCGACGAGAGCGCCGACGACGCGCTGACCCACGTCGACGACGGCCCCGGCCAGGCCGCGCGCGATCCGATCTCCGAGCTGATCGCGATGACCCCGGCGCCGGCGCCCGAGCTCGACCCGCCCGCCCGGGCCCGGCGGGCGCCCGTGCTGGCGGCGCCGGAGCCGACCGGCGAGACCCTCGCCGCCGCGCCCGATCCATCGGGCGAGACCGTCGCGCCCGCGCCTGTACCTGAGCCCGCGCCCGCGCCGCCGAAGCCGCGGCGGGTCGCGACGCCGATGACCGAGGTCGTGCCCGAGCTCGCGCCGCCGCGGCTGACCAGCCCGTGGAAGTCGTGGGTGATCGGCGGGATCTCGGTGGCCGTGCTGGCCGGGGGAGGCTACGTCCTCGTGACCGGGATGAACCGGCAGGGCAAGGAGATCGAGGAGGGCAAGGCCGAGGCGGCGCGCAAGCGGGCCGAGACCGAGGCCGCGAACCGCGAGCTCGAGCAGCGCCTGCGCGACAACAAGGCCAAGCCCGGCAACATCACGGTGCGCTCGACGCCCGATCTCGCGACGGTGTGGTTGCTGCTCGGCCGCGCGCCGTTCGAGTCGATCCAGCTCGCGACCACCACCATCTGGGAGCTGCGGGTCGAGCTCGAGGGCTACCAGCCCCAGGATCTCCACGTGGTCGGGAGCCAGTGGAGCGGCACCGACGACGCGCTCCGCGCCTCGATCACCGTGAAGCTGGCGCCGCTGGCCGGCGACGCCAAGCCGCTGCCGGCGATGCCGGCGGCGCCGACCGCGCGTGAGCAGCCGGGCCCCCCCAAGGGCAAGGGCCGGCTGTCGGTGACGACCGACCCGCCCGGCGCCGCGGTCTACCTGCTGGTCGGGCAGACCAACACGATGGAGCTAGCCGGCGTCGAGGCCGCCCGCGACTACGAGTTCAAGCTGACCCGCGACGGCTCGGTCCCCGGCTTCGTCCGGGTCGCCGCCGAGGACTGGCGCAACGGCGGCGATCCCAACGTGCCGCTGCGCGGCGCCCCGCTGCACGGCTCGATCGAGCGATCGGTCGAGCTGGTGCCAGCCCCGACCAGGCCAGGCAAGCCGCGATGA
- the asnS gene encoding asparagine--tRNA ligase: MKHRIASIFSGQVPVGTHVVVEGWVRTRRDSKAGVSFIAVHDGSCFDPLQVVAPAELPDFAETVGKLTTGCAVRATGELIASQGKGQAVEVRATAIEVVGWVDDPDTYPMQPKRHTMEYLREVAHLRPRTNIIGAVTRVRHSLAMAVHRFFDEHGFFWIHTPIITASDAEGAGQMFRVSTLDAANPPRTAAGGVDWDKDFFGKQAHLTVSGQLNVETYCMAMSRVYTFGPTFRAENSNTRRHLAEFWMIEPELAFADLAADADLAEAFLKSIYKTLLVERADDLAFFEKFVDPTCRARLTALVDSTFTRMDYGDAIKELERSGKKFEFPVSWGMDLQAEHERFLTDEVVRGPLAVLNYPKDIKAFYMRMNDDGKTVAAMDVLAPGIGEIIGGSQREERLDVLDARMDAMGLPKDDYGWYRDLRRYGTVPHAGFGLGFERAIQYATGVENIRDVIPFPRAPRQAEY; this comes from the coding sequence ATGAAGCACCGGATCGCGTCGATCTTCTCGGGTCAGGTCCCGGTCGGCACCCACGTCGTGGTCGAGGGCTGGGTCCGCACCCGCCGCGACTCCAAGGCCGGCGTGTCGTTCATCGCCGTCCACGACGGCTCGTGCTTCGACCCGCTGCAGGTGGTCGCGCCGGCCGAGCTGCCCGACTTCGCCGAGACCGTCGGCAAGCTCACGACCGGCTGCGCGGTCCGGGCCACCGGCGAGCTGATCGCGTCGCAGGGCAAGGGCCAGGCGGTCGAGGTGCGGGCCACGGCGATCGAGGTGGTCGGCTGGGTCGACGACCCCGACACCTACCCGATGCAGCCCAAGCGCCACACGATGGAGTACCTGCGCGAGGTCGCGCACCTGCGCCCGCGCACCAACATCATCGGCGCCGTGACCCGGGTCCGGCACTCGCTGGCGATGGCGGTGCACCGCTTCTTCGACGAGCACGGCTTCTTCTGGATCCACACGCCGATCATCACCGCGTCGGACGCCGAGGGCGCCGGCCAGATGTTCCGGGTGTCGACGCTCGACGCCGCCAACCCGCCGCGCACCGCCGCCGGCGGCGTCGACTGGGACAAGGACTTCTTCGGCAAGCAGGCCCACCTGACGGTGTCGGGCCAGCTCAACGTCGAGACCTACTGCATGGCCATGAGCCGGGTCTACACGTTCGGGCCGACCTTCCGGGCCGAGAACTCCAACACCCGGCGCCACCTGGCCGAGTTCTGGATGATCGAGCCGGAGCTGGCGTTCGCCGACCTGGCGGCCGACGCCGACCTGGCCGAGGCGTTCCTGAAGTCGATCTACAAGACGCTCCTGGTCGAGCGCGCCGACGACCTCGCGTTCTTCGAGAAGTTCGTCGACCCGACCTGCCGCGCGCGCCTGACCGCGCTGGTCGACTCGACCTTCACGCGCATGGACTACGGCGACGCGATCAAGGAGCTCGAGCGCTCCGGCAAGAAGTTCGAGTTCCCGGTCAGCTGGGGCATGGACCTGCAGGCCGAGCACGAGCGGTTCCTCACCGACGAGGTCGTCAGGGGCCCGCTCGCGGTGCTGAACTATCCGAAGGACATCAAGGCGTTCTACATGCGCATGAACGACGACGGGAAGACCGTCGCGGCCATGGACGTGCTGGCGCCCGGCATCGGCGAGATCATCGGCGGCAGCCAGCGCGAGGAGCGGCTCGACGTGCTCGACGCTCGCATGGACGCGATGGGCCTGCCCAAGGACGACTACGGCTGGTACCGCGACCTGCGCCGCTATGGCACCGTGCCCCACGCCGGCTTCGGGCTCGGGTTCGAGCGCGCGATCCAGTACGCGACCGGCGTCGAGAACATCCGCGACGTGATCCCGTTCCCGCGGGCGCCGCGCCAGGCCGAGTACTGA
- a CDS encoding FecR domain-containing protein, with amino-acid sequence MAERPIEAELQPALDEAELAQVWRRVRDAQAERRVAPRRWRYAIATGVAIATAAVLLVAWPRGGRPAPGALGADVALAPGVQLDAPSARTVAMDDGSKVALAADAQLEVLANEGDKFVTAVRRGKVGFDVRPGGPRRWVIETDLATVEVVGTAFAVERSAVELAVTVERGVVLVRGERVPGRVVRLTAGQRIAVSATVAAAPAAPAPEDDQPPTVARAPSPPSRPAPAITTAPPASAITTAPPASAITTTPPASAITAPASAITAPAPAITPPPPAPAITTAPPADITPPPPAPAITTAPPADIIARADELVAAGRAGRAADELTAYLADARADATAGLAAFLLGRLAQDQLGQAARAADAFARVRAIGSPRAIQEEALARQALALARAARPDDARAAARTYLAQYPDGARAGEMTALAGR; translated from the coding sequence ATGGCTGAGCGCCCGATCGAGGCCGAGCTCCAGCCCGCGCTCGACGAGGCCGAGCTGGCGCAGGTGTGGCGGCGCGTGCGCGACGCCCAGGCCGAGCGCCGGGTCGCGCCCCGGCGCTGGCGCTACGCGATCGCCACCGGCGTCGCGATCGCGACCGCGGCGGTCCTGCTGGTGGCGTGGCCCCGCGGCGGGCGCCCCGCGCCCGGCGCGCTCGGGGCGGACGTCGCCCTCGCACCGGGCGTCCAGCTCGACGCGCCGTCGGCGCGGACGGTCGCGATGGACGACGGCTCGAAGGTCGCGCTGGCCGCCGACGCGCAGCTCGAGGTGCTGGCCAACGAGGGCGACAAGTTCGTGACCGCGGTGCGCCGCGGCAAGGTCGGCTTCGACGTCCGCCCCGGCGGCCCGCGCCGGTGGGTCATCGAGACCGATCTGGCCACCGTCGAGGTGGTCGGCACCGCGTTCGCGGTCGAGCGCAGCGCGGTCGAGCTCGCGGTCACCGTCGAGCGCGGGGTGGTGCTGGTGCGCGGCGAGCGCGTGCCCGGCCGCGTGGTCCGCCTGACCGCGGGCCAGCGGATCGCGGTGTCGGCGACGGTGGCCGCGGCGCCCGCGGCGCCCGCGCCCGAGGACGACCAGCCGCCGACGGTCGCGCGCGCGCCGTCGCCGCCGAGCCGGCCCGCGCCCGCGATCACCACGGCGCCACCCGCGTCCGCGATCACCACGGCCCCGCCCGCGTCCGCGATCACCACGACCCCGCCCGCGTCCGCGATCACCGCGCCCGCGTCCGCGATCACCGCGCCCGCGCCCGCGATCACGCCCCCACCGCCCGCGCCCGCGATCACCACTGCGCCGCCAGCCGACATCACGCCCCCACCGCCCGCGCCCGCGATCACCACTGCGCCGCCGGCCGACATCATCGCGCGCGCGGACGAGCTGGTCGCCGCCGGTCGTGCCGGGCGCGCCGCCGACGAGCTGACGGCGTACCTCGCCGACGCCCGCGCCGACGCCACCGCCGGGCTCGCGGCGTTCTTGCTCGGCCGGCTCGCGCAAGATCAGCTCGGCCAGGCCGCGCGCGCCGCCGACGCCTTCGCCCGGGTGCGCGCGATCGGCAGTCCGCGCGCGATCCAGGAGGAGGCCCTGGCCCGGCAGGCCCTCGCGCTGGCCCGCGCCGCGCGCCCCGACGACGCCCGCGCCGCGGCGCGCACCTACCTGGCCCAGTACCCCGACGGCGCCCGCGCCGGCGAGATGACCGCCCTGGCCGGTCGGTGA
- a CDS encoding sigma-70 family RNA polymerase sigma factor, translated as MSAIALRPASTPGPRVVDVTGAVAITDAELVARARARDAWAEEMIYRRHAPQVASTARRLLRDPVEAADVVQETFLIAFQKLEALAEPAALRGWLARIAVSRVHRRWRWRRVRFWSAMVDDESLAEVADGGVAPDRRTELALIDGALRAMPVKLRVPWVLRHVIGYSLDEVATACDCSLASVKRYLGRAEAAVAAHTHEVDHG; from the coding sequence GTGTCTGCGATCGCCCTCCGCCCAGCATCGACCCCCGGCCCGCGCGTCGTCGACGTGACCGGCGCGGTGGCGATCACCGACGCCGAGCTGGTGGCCCGGGCCCGGGCCCGGGACGCGTGGGCCGAGGAGATGATCTACCGGCGCCACGCGCCCCAGGTCGCGAGCACCGCGCGCCGCCTGCTGCGCGACCCGGTCGAGGCCGCCGACGTGGTCCAGGAGACCTTCTTGATCGCGTTCCAGAAGCTCGAGGCCCTGGCCGAGCCGGCCGCGCTGCGGGGCTGGCTGGCGCGGATCGCGGTGTCGCGCGTGCACCGGCGCTGGCGCTGGCGGCGCGTGCGGTTCTGGTCGGCGATGGTCGACGACGAGTCGCTGGCGGAGGTCGCCGACGGCGGGGTCGCGCCCGATCGCCGGACCGAGCTGGCGCTGATCGACGGCGCGCTCCGGGCGATGCCGGTCAAGCTGCGCGTGCCGTGGGTGCTCCGCCACGTCATCGGCTACTCGCTCGACGAGGTCGCCACCGCCTGCGACTGTTCGCTGGCCAGCGTCAAGCGCTACCTCGGCCGCGCCGAGGCGGCGGTCGCGGCCCACACCCACGAGGTCGACCATGGCTGA
- a CDS encoding VOC family protein: MGNPFVHLDLTTGDVAAAKAFYGAIFGWKFQDFPAMNWTGIDVGGGVGGGMGPKQSPEQPTAWTAYVDVADVDQTVARAAAAGATILMPKMEVPGMGWLAVLADPQGAVIGIWQSAAPPPPPPKRAPARKAPATQAVLAKKAPAKKALAKKAPAKKAAPKKAAPKKAAPKKAAPKKAAPKKAAPKKKAGKK, from the coding sequence ATGGGGAATCCATTCGTTCATCTCGACCTGACGACGGGTGATGTCGCCGCGGCCAAGGCGTTCTACGGCGCGATCTTCGGCTGGAAGTTCCAGGACTTCCCGGCGATGAACTGGACCGGCATCGACGTGGGCGGCGGCGTCGGCGGCGGCATGGGACCCAAGCAGAGCCCCGAGCAGCCGACCGCGTGGACCGCGTACGTCGACGTCGCCGACGTCGATCAGACCGTGGCCCGCGCCGCCGCCGCGGGCGCGACCATCCTGATGCCGAAGATGGAGGTGCCCGGGATGGGCTGGCTCGCGGTCCTCGCCGATCCGCAGGGCGCCGTCATCGGCATCTGGCAGTCAGCGGCGCCGCCGCCGCCGCCGCCGAAGCGAGCCCCGGCCCGGAAGGCCCCGGCCACGCAGGCCGTGCTGGCCAAGAAGGCGCCCGCCAAGAAGGCGCTGGCCAAGAAGGCGCCCGCCAAGAAGGCCGCGCCCAAGAAGGCCGCGCCCAAGAAGGCCGCGCCCAAGAAGGCCGCGCCCAAGAAGGCCGCGCCCAAGAAGGCCGCGCCCAAGAAGAAGGCCGGCAAGAAGTAA
- a CDS encoding alpha/beta fold hydrolase, producing MVTAPVPTRCLYLHGFASGPGSTKGVAFAEAFARHGVDVERLDLRVPSLERLRLSEMIAHVVAAIGERGPVVLIGSSLGGLTAARVAERVPAVQALVLMAPAFRMAERWAERLGAAATAAWRRDGWLEIYDHAERRPARVDVGFLDDAAEADRAGDGWPTVTVPTWIAHGTRDDVVDVALSRAWCARTPGAALTELDDDHQLIASLPTLLERGWQHLRPWLAA from the coding sequence CTGGTGACCGCGCCCGTGCCGACCCGGTGTCTGTACCTGCACGGGTTCGCGTCGGGGCCCGGCTCGACCAAGGGCGTGGCGTTCGCCGAGGCGTTCGCGCGCCACGGCGTCGACGTCGAGCGCCTCGACCTGCGCGTGCCGTCGCTCGAGCGGCTGCGGCTCTCCGAGATGATCGCCCACGTGGTCGCGGCGATCGGCGAGCGCGGGCCGGTGGTGCTGATCGGCTCGAGCCTGGGCGGCCTGACCGCGGCGCGCGTGGCCGAGCGGGTGCCGGCGGTGCAGGCGCTGGTGTTGATGGCGCCGGCGTTCCGCATGGCCGAGCGCTGGGCCGAGCGGCTGGGCGCGGCCGCGACCGCGGCCTGGCGCCGCGACGGCTGGCTCGAGATCTACGACCACGCCGAGCGCCGCCCGGCCCGCGTCGACGTCGGGTTCCTCGACGACGCGGCCGAGGCGGATCGCGCCGGCGACGGCTGGCCGACCGTGACGGTGCCGACCTGGATCGCCCACGGCACCCGCGACGACGTGGTCGACGTGGCGCTGTCGCGGGCGTGGTGCGCGCGCACGCCGGGCGCGGCGCTGACCGAGCTCGACGACGACCACCAGCTGATCGCGTCGCTGCCGACGCTGCTCGAGCGCGGGTGGCAGCACCTGCGCCCGTGGCTCGCGGCCTGA
- a CDS encoding aldo/keto reductase, producing MEYRNLGAAGVKVSTLCLGAMTFGEADDQSFMHQVGCDDATSHAILDRALELGVNFVDTADVYGQDGLSERVLGAWFAARPTARDQIVLATKFRFTMGAGPNKSGASRYRIVRCAEDSLRRLGTDRLDLYQIHAQDLAVAEDETLRALDDLVRAGKVLYTGCSNYAAYRLVDSLWRAQTGGREKFVTLQAQYSLIERGLEREHVPLCAQWGLGILPWSPLAGGFLSGKYVKDAPPPTGTRLDKWKDRWGRYDRPRNWTILDAVTALARAHEATPAQVALAWLLHKPTVTSVIFGARTVAQLEDNVAAAAVKLTPAEVQALDDASAYDVGYPYDFLARINGAW from the coding sequence ATGGAGTACCGCAACCTCGGAGCGGCCGGCGTGAAGGTCTCGACCCTGTGCCTGGGCGCGATGACCTTCGGCGAGGCCGACGACCAGTCGTTCATGCACCAGGTCGGCTGCGACGACGCCACCAGCCACGCCATCCTCGACCGCGCGCTCGAGCTGGGCGTGAACTTCGTCGACACCGCCGACGTCTACGGCCAGGACGGCCTGTCCGAGCGCGTGCTCGGCGCGTGGTTCGCGGCGCGGCCGACGGCCCGCGATCAGATCGTCCTGGCCACCAAGTTCCGCTTCACGATGGGCGCCGGCCCCAACAAGAGCGGCGCGTCGCGCTACCGCATCGTCCGCTGCGCCGAGGACTCGCTGCGCCGCCTCGGCACCGATCGCCTCGACCTCTACCAGATCCACGCCCAGGATCTGGCGGTCGCCGAGGACGAGACCCTGCGCGCGCTCGACGATCTGGTGCGCGCCGGCAAGGTGCTCTACACCGGCTGCTCGAACTACGCCGCCTACCGCCTCGTCGACAGCCTGTGGCGCGCGCAGACCGGCGGGCGCGAGAAGTTCGTGACGCTCCAGGCCCAGTACAGCCTGATCGAGCGCGGCCTCGAGCGCGAGCACGTGCCGCTGTGCGCGCAGTGGGGGCTGGGCATCCTGCCGTGGTCGCCGCTGGCCGGCGGCTTCCTGTCGGGCAAGTACGTCAAGGACGCGCCGCCGCCGACCGGGACCCGGCTCGACAAGTGGAAGGACCGCTGGGGTCGCTACGACCGCCCGCGGAACTGGACGATCCTCGACGCGGTCACCGCGCTCGCGCGCGCGCACGAGGCGACGCCGGCGCAGGTCGCGCTCGCGTGGCTCCTGCACAAGCCGACCGTGACCAGCGTGATCTTCGGCGCGCGCACGGTGGCGCAGCTCGAGGACAACGTCGCCGCCGCCGCGGTCAAGCTGACGCCGGCGGAGGTCCAGGCCCTCGACGACGCCAGCGCGTACGACGTCGGGTACCCGTACGACTTCCTGGCGCGCATCAACGGCGCCTGGTGA
- a CDS encoding HAD family hydrolase — translation MGRIRAAIFDLDGTLVDSLGDIGAALTAALAHHGLPAPTDAALRQMIGEGARVLVERAVADRADPTAVLAAFRDAYRARPIGDTCLYDGVAAALDELTAAGLTFAIVSNKPHELTRHLAERLFADWPFAAIYGARPELPLKPDPTQALCCADELGVAPGRCAFIGDSAIDVATGRAAAMRAVGVSWGFRPRAELEAAAPDALIDAPAALAAAILVDA, via the coding sequence ATGGGACGCATCCGGGCGGCGATCTTCGATCTCGACGGCACGCTGGTCGACAGCCTCGGCGACATCGGCGCGGCGCTGACCGCGGCGCTGGCCCACCACGGCCTGCCGGCGCCGACCGACGCCGCGCTCCGGCAGATGATCGGCGAGGGCGCCCGCGTGCTGGTCGAGCGGGCCGTCGCCGACCGCGCCGATCCGACGGCCGTGCTGGCGGCCTTCCGCGACGCCTACCGCGCGCGCCCGATCGGCGACACCTGCCTCTACGACGGCGTCGCGGCCGCGCTCGACGAGCTGACCGCGGCCGGGCTGACCTTCGCGATCGTGTCGAACAAGCCCCACGAGCTGACCCGCCACCTGGCGGAGCGCCTGTTCGCGGACTGGCCGTTCGCGGCGATCTACGGCGCCCGACCCGAGCTGCCGCTCAAGCCCGACCCGACCCAGGCGCTGTGCTGCGCCGACGAGCTGGGCGTCGCGCCCGGGCGGTGCGCGTTCATCGGCGACTCGGCGATCGACGTCGCCACCGGCCGGGCCGCGGCGATGCGCGCGGTCGGCGTGAGCTGGGGCTTCCGGCCGCGCGCCGAGCTCGAGGCCGCGGCGCCCGACGCGCTGATCGACGCGCCCGCGGCGTTGGCCGCGGCGATCCTCGTCGACGCCTGA
- a CDS encoding acyl-CoA desaturase, which produces MQTAAHTQARGWRSIYFNVETIPYWLIHVGAIVGVALMGWSWGGLAWAMGLYAVRLFFVTGGYHRYFAHRSYKTSRWFQFVLALGATATGQKGVLWWAAHHRRHHRGSDTAEDLHSPYHGGFWWSHMGWILAGDFDDTDHAAIKDFARYPELRWLDRYWMVPQLSTGVAAFLVGGWFGLVWAFAVSQVLCWHGTFTINSLSHLWGGRRYPSGDDSRNNPVLAILTLGEGWHNNHHHYQVAARQGFFWWEIDLTFYVLRVLAVLGIVRDLHGVPEHVRAGTRKPTAAGPAAASGDRVAAAADRVAA; this is translated from the coding sequence ATGCAGACGGCGGCGCACACGCAGGCACGGGGATGGCGCAGCATCTACTTCAACGTGGAGACGATCCCGTACTGGCTGATCCACGTCGGCGCCATCGTCGGCGTCGCGCTCATGGGCTGGTCGTGGGGCGGGCTGGCGTGGGCGATGGGGCTCTATGCGGTGCGGCTGTTCTTCGTGACCGGCGGGTACCACCGCTACTTCGCGCACCGCAGCTACAAGACCTCGCGCTGGTTCCAGTTCGTGCTCGCGCTGGGCGCGACCGCCACCGGGCAGAAGGGCGTGCTGTGGTGGGCCGCGCACCACCGCCGTCACCACCGCGGGTCCGACACCGCCGAGGATCTCCACTCGCCGTACCACGGCGGCTTCTGGTGGTCGCACATGGGCTGGATCCTGGCGGGCGACTTCGACGACACCGATCACGCGGCGATCAAGGACTTCGCGCGCTACCCCGAGCTGCGCTGGCTCGATCGCTACTGGATGGTGCCGCAGCTCTCCACCGGGGTCGCGGCGTTCCTGGTCGGCGGCTGGTTCGGCCTGGTCTGGGCCTTCGCGGTCTCGCAGGTGCTGTGCTGGCACGGCACGTTCACGATCAACTCGCTGTCGCACCTGTGGGGCGGCCGGCGCTACCCGTCGGGCGATGACTCGCGCAACAACCCGGTGCTGGCGATCCTCACGCTCGGCGAGGGCTGGCACAACAACCACCACCACTACCAGGTGGCGGCGCGCCAGGGCTTCTTCTGGTGGGAGATCGACCTGACCTTCTACGTGCTGCGCGTGCTGGCGGTGCTCGGCATCGTGCGTGACCTCCACGGCGTGCCCGAGCACGTCCGCGCCGGGACGCGCAAGCCGACCGCGGCCGGGCCCGCCGCCGCCAGCGGTGACCGGGTCGCCGCCGCCGCCGACCGCGTCGCCGCCTGA